In a single window of the Nocardiopsis composta genome:
- a CDS encoding PadR family transcriptional regulator, producing MSRRTPRPPASMLALAVLKLLDEEPLHPYEIMRRIRVRAYDKVVKATHASVYDTVARLAATGMAAEVATGRAGRRPERTVYAITDAGRAHARQRLTAALREPAWEYPVFTAGLSFIALLEPDEAAAALRGRAADLAARAAELTAVLEGKRAEGLPRLYSIEVEQARRAAEAEEQWVREILADIASGALAWPERTRAGARDAAAHPGAGDADQPEDPAGSESARNDAEGVR from the coding sequence ATGTCGCGCCGAACTCCCCGGCCGCCCGCGTCGATGCTGGCGCTGGCCGTGCTCAAACTCCTCGACGAGGAACCGCTGCACCCCTACGAGATCATGCGCCGGATCCGGGTGCGCGCCTACGACAAGGTGGTCAAGGCGACGCACGCCTCGGTCTACGACACCGTGGCGCGGCTGGCCGCCACCGGAATGGCGGCCGAGGTCGCCACCGGGCGCGCGGGCCGGCGGCCGGAGCGCACCGTCTACGCGATCACCGACGCCGGCCGCGCGCACGCCCGGCAGCGGCTCACCGCCGCGCTGCGCGAGCCCGCCTGGGAGTACCCGGTGTTCACCGCGGGACTGTCCTTCATCGCGCTGCTGGAACCGGACGAGGCGGCGGCCGCGCTCCGCGGCCGCGCCGCCGACCTGGCCGCCCGCGCCGCCGAGCTGACCGCGGTGCTGGAGGGCAAGCGGGCCGAAGGGCTGCCCCGGCTCTACTCCATCGAGGTCGAGCAGGCCCGGCGGGCCGCCGAGGCCGAGGAGCAGTGGGTGCGCGAGATCCTCGCCGACATCGCCTCCGGCGCCCTGGCCTGGCCGGAGCGCACCCGCGCCGGGGCGCGGGACGCGGCGGCGCACCCCGGTGCCGGGGACGCGGATCAGCCGGAGGACCCGGCCGGCTCGGAGAGCGCCCGGAACGACGCCGAGGGGGTCCGGTGA
- a CDS encoding sugar porter family MFS transporter: protein MSIGTERKTAGTDRRPRRYLRIVMVLSTFGGLLFGYDTAVINGALPYMQEDLGLTPFTEGLVTASLLLGAALGAVLSGRMADARGRRTAIIALAALFVAGTLAASFAPTTGVMAAARFALGIAVGGASVTVPSYLAEMAPAHRRGRLVTQNELMIVTGQLLAYCNNAVIGNVWGESDGVWRWMLVVATLPAVVLWLGMLVMPESPRWLAARGRFGDALAVLHRVREADAAEAELDEVRRAAERDAHAERGGWRDLAVPWIRRLVLIGVGIAVVQQFTGVNSIMYYGTQILTESGFARETALVANISNGVISVLATFLGIWLLGVIGRRPMLVAGLAGTTTALVLVGAFSQLLPAGPGRAAAILGCMGLFLVFQQGFVSPVTWLLLSEIFPMRIRGFAFGLAGCVLWLANFSVGLTFPSLVAGFGITSTFFMFAVLGLASIGFAHRFVPETRGRSLEELESAFRSGRS, encoded by the coding sequence ATGAGCATCGGAACAGAGCGGAAGACAGCAGGCACCGACCGGCGGCCGCGGAGGTACCTCCGCATCGTCATGGTGCTGTCCACCTTCGGCGGCCTGCTGTTCGGCTACGACACCGCGGTGATCAACGGCGCCCTGCCCTACATGCAGGAGGACCTGGGCCTCACCCCGTTCACCGAGGGCCTGGTGACCGCCTCGCTGCTGCTCGGCGCGGCGCTGGGCGCGGTCCTCTCCGGGCGGATGGCCGACGCCCGCGGCCGGCGCACCGCGATCATCGCCCTGGCCGCGCTGTTCGTCGCCGGCACGCTGGCCGCCTCGTTCGCCCCGACCACCGGGGTGATGGCCGCCGCCCGGTTCGCGCTCGGCATCGCGGTGGGCGGCGCGTCGGTGACGGTGCCCAGCTACCTGGCGGAGATGGCCCCGGCGCACCGGCGCGGGCGGCTGGTGACGCAGAACGAGCTGATGATCGTCACCGGGCAGCTCCTCGCCTACTGCAACAACGCGGTGATCGGCAATGTGTGGGGCGAGTCCGACGGGGTGTGGCGGTGGATGCTGGTGGTCGCCACCCTGCCCGCGGTGGTGCTCTGGCTCGGCATGCTGGTGATGCCGGAGAGCCCGCGCTGGCTGGCGGCCCGGGGGCGGTTCGGCGACGCACTGGCCGTGCTGCACCGGGTGCGCGAGGCCGACGCGGCCGAGGCCGAGCTGGACGAGGTGCGCCGGGCCGCGGAGCGCGACGCCCACGCCGAGCGGGGCGGCTGGCGCGACCTCGCCGTGCCGTGGATCCGCCGGCTGGTGCTGATCGGCGTCGGCATCGCGGTGGTGCAGCAGTTCACCGGGGTCAACTCGATCATGTACTACGGCACGCAGATCCTCACCGAGTCCGGGTTCGCCCGGGAGACCGCGCTGGTCGCCAACATCTCCAACGGCGTCATCTCGGTGCTGGCCACCTTCCTCGGCATCTGGCTGCTCGGCGTGATCGGCCGGCGCCCGATGCTGGTCGCCGGGCTGGCCGGGACCACCACCGCGCTCGTCCTGGTCGGCGCCTTCTCCCAGCTGCTGCCGGCCGGCCCCGGGCGGGCCGCGGCGATCCTGGGGTGCATGGGCCTGTTCCTCGTCTTCCAGCAGGGCTTCGTCTCCCCGGTGACCTGGCTGCTGCTCTCGGAGATCTTCCCGATGCGGATCCGCGGGTTCGCCTTCGGGCTGGCCGGGTGCGTGCTGTGGCTGGCCAACTTCTCCGTCGGACTGACCTTCCCGTCCCTGGTCGCCGGGTTCGGCATCACCTCGACGTTCTTCATGTTCGCCGTGCTGGGCCTGGCCTCCATCGGGTTCGCGCACCGCTTCGTCCCGGAGACCAGGGGCCGCTCGCTGGAGGAGCTGGAGTCCGCCTTCCGCTCCGGCAGGAGCTGA
- a CDS encoding ROK family glucokinase: protein MALTRGNGGRSRGLVIGVDIGGTKVAAGVVNPSGRVLARLRTETPDRSKSPKVVEDTIAGVVEELRASYPVKAVGVGAAGFVDERRSTVLFAPHLSWRGEPLREALSARLGLPVAVENDANASAWAEVRIGAGRGHRDVVVVNLGTGIGGAIVLNGALYRGRYGIAGEFGHMAVVPGGHRCECGNRGCWEQYASGNAVTREARELVQADSPVARALLQAVDGDPSRMTGPLVAELAREGDRASVEILEDVGGWLGVGLADLAAAFDPELFVIGGGVSDCGELLLGPARTAFRRNLTGRGYRPEARIARAELGNEAGLIGAALLAREEPRNRLLRRRFTARRRI from the coding sequence ATGGCACTCACCAGGGGGAACGGCGGCCGTTCGCGCGGGCTCGTGATCGGCGTCGACATCGGCGGCACCAAGGTCGCGGCAGGGGTGGTCAACCCGTCCGGGAGGGTACTGGCGCGCCTGCGCACCGAGACCCCGGACCGCAGCAAGAGCCCCAAGGTCGTCGAGGACACCATCGCCGGCGTGGTGGAGGAGCTGCGCGCCTCCTACCCGGTCAAGGCGGTCGGCGTGGGCGCGGCCGGGTTCGTCGACGAGCGCCGCTCCACCGTGCTGTTCGCGCCGCACCTGTCCTGGCGCGGCGAGCCGCTGCGCGAGGCGCTGAGCGCCCGGCTGGGCCTGCCGGTGGCGGTGGAGAACGACGCCAACGCCTCGGCCTGGGCGGAGGTGCGGATCGGCGCCGGCCGCGGCCACCGGGACGTCGTGGTGGTGAACCTGGGCACCGGGATCGGTGGCGCGATCGTGCTGAACGGCGCGCTGTACCGCGGCCGCTACGGCATCGCCGGTGAGTTCGGCCACATGGCGGTGGTCCCGGGCGGCCACCGCTGCGAGTGCGGCAACCGCGGCTGCTGGGAGCAGTACGCCAGCGGCAACGCGGTGACCCGGGAGGCGCGCGAGCTGGTCCAGGCCGACTCGCCGGTGGCCCGCGCGCTGCTCCAGGCGGTGGACGGCGACCCGTCCCGGATGACCGGTCCGCTCGTCGCTGAGCTGGCCCGGGAGGGCGACCGCGCCAGCGTGGAGATCCTGGAGGACGTCGGCGGCTGGCTCGGCGTGGGCCTGGCCGACCTGGCCGCGGCCTTCGACCCCGAGTTGTTCGTGATCGGCGGCGGCGTGTCCGACTGCGGTGAGCTGCTGCTCGGCCCGGCGCGCACCGCCTTCCGCCGCAACCTGACCGGCCGCGGCTACCGCCCGGAGGCCCGGATCGCCCGCGCCGAGCTCGGCAACGAGGCCGGCCTGATCGGCGCCGCCCTGCTGGCCCGCGAGGAGCCGCGCAACCGCCTGCTCCGCCGCCGCTTCACCGCCCGCCGCCGGATCTGA
- a CDS encoding GntR family transcriptional regulator, with product MAETPLSVPLDRTSPVPLYFQLAQELERRIREGELPPGTRLENEILLADRLGLSRPTLRRAIEYLVDQGLLVRKRGVGTQVVTPRVRRPVELSSLYDDLVQAGQRPRTEVLDLSVRPAPEAVARRLEVDPDTEVYTLERLRYAGDEPLALMHNYLPLDLIDLTADRLAETGLYQLLRASGVTMKIASQSIGARGATAAEARSLGESRGAPLLTMDRVAYDDIGRVIEVGSHVYRASRYSFELTLTG from the coding sequence GTGGCAGAGACGCCCCTTTCGGTACCGCTCGACCGCACGAGCCCGGTCCCGCTCTACTTCCAGCTCGCCCAGGAACTGGAGCGCCGCATCCGCGAGGGCGAACTGCCCCCGGGCACCCGGCTGGAGAACGAGATCCTGCTCGCCGACCGGCTCGGGCTGTCCCGCCCGACGCTGCGCCGCGCCATCGAGTACCTGGTCGACCAGGGGCTGCTGGTGCGCAAGCGGGGCGTGGGCACCCAGGTCGTCACGCCCCGGGTGCGCCGCCCGGTGGAGCTGTCCAGCCTCTACGACGACCTGGTCCAGGCCGGGCAGCGCCCGCGCACCGAGGTGCTCGACCTGAGCGTGCGCCCCGCCCCGGAGGCGGTCGCCCGCAGGCTGGAGGTCGACCCGGACACCGAGGTCTACACGCTGGAGCGGCTGCGCTACGCCGGCGACGAGCCGCTCGCGCTGATGCACAACTACCTGCCGCTGGACCTGATCGACCTGACCGCGGACCGGCTCGCCGAGACCGGCCTCTACCAGCTGCTGCGCGCCTCCGGGGTGACGATGAAGATCGCCTCGCAGAGCATCGGCGCCCGCGGCGCCACCGCCGCCGAGGCCCGCTCCCTGGGCGAGAGCCGCGGGGCCCCGCTACTCACCATGGACCGGGTCGCCTACGACGACATCGGCCGGGTCATCGAGGTCGGCTCACACGTCTACCGCGCCTCGCGCTACTCCTTCGAGCTCACCCTCACCGGCTGA
- a CDS encoding Gfo/Idh/MocA family protein, producing MRIGLIGTGRIGAAHAAAVAARPEVGGLVVADADPERARATAARTGAEAAGSPAELLVPGAVDALIVAAATDAHPGLILEGVRAGLPVFCEKPVARDVPRTVEVLREVDKAGALVHIGFMRRFDAGYARARRALAAGELGELHRVHAVTCDAAPPPAEFVPTSGGIFRDCHVHDFDALRWVTGREAVEVHAYGANRGAGYFAEAGDVDTAAAVLRLDDGTLATLQGSRYNGAGYDVRMELAGSRGTIAVGLDDRAPLRSAEGAGFPSGTPHREFWPRFEAAYRAEIAAFLRAAAEGGPSPCTVADALEALLVAEAADLSMRRGRPVRVDEVREQGGAR from the coding sequence GTGCGCATCGGACTCATCGGCACGGGACGCATCGGGGCCGCGCACGCGGCCGCCGTCGCGGCCCGTCCCGAGGTCGGCGGACTGGTGGTGGCCGACGCCGACCCCGAGCGGGCGCGCGCCACCGCGGCGCGCACCGGCGCCGAGGCCGCCGGGAGCCCGGCCGAGCTGCTCGTCCCCGGCGCCGTCGACGCGCTGATCGTCGCCGCCGCCACCGACGCCCACCCCGGGCTCATCCTGGAGGGCGTCCGCGCCGGCCTGCCGGTCTTCTGCGAGAAGCCGGTCGCCCGGGACGTGCCGCGCACCGTCGAGGTGCTGCGCGAGGTCGACAAGGCCGGGGCGCTGGTGCACATCGGCTTCATGCGCCGGTTCGACGCCGGATACGCCCGGGCCCGGCGGGCGCTGGCCGCCGGCGAGCTCGGCGAACTGCACCGGGTGCACGCCGTCACCTGCGACGCCGCCCCGCCGCCCGCCGAGTTCGTGCCGACCTCCGGCGGCATCTTCCGCGACTGCCACGTGCACGACTTCGACGCGCTGCGCTGGGTCACCGGCCGCGAGGCGGTCGAGGTGCACGCCTACGGCGCCAACCGGGGCGCCGGCTACTTCGCCGAGGCCGGCGACGTGGACACCGCCGCCGCCGTGCTCCGGCTGGACGACGGAACCCTGGCCACCCTCCAGGGGTCCCGGTACAACGGCGCCGGGTACGACGTCCGCATGGAACTCGCCGGGAGCCGCGGAACCATCGCCGTCGGGCTGGACGACCGGGCGCCGCTGCGCTCCGCCGAGGGCGCCGGCTTCCCCTCCGGAACCCCGCACCGGGAGTTCTGGCCCCGGTTCGAGGCCGCCTACCGGGCCGAGATCGCCGCGTTCCTGCGGGCGGCCGCGGAGGGCGGGCCGAGCCCGTGCACGGTCGCCGACGCGCTGGAGGCGCTGCTGGTCGCCGAGGCCGCCGACCTGTCCATGCGGCGGGGGCGGCCGGTCCGGGTGGACGAGGTACGAGAGCAGGGAGGTGCGCGGTGA
- the iolC gene encoding 5-dehydro-2-deoxygluconokinase, protein MTAAERETAGTEVVTMGRVGVDVYPDQVGVGLDEVTSFGKYLGGSATNVAVAAARHGRSAAVVTRTGADPFGRFVRRELRGFGVDDRFVAEVPGRPTPVTFCEIFPPDDFPLYFYGRDPKAADLEIRAEELDLDAIAAAGVFWATVTGLCAEPSRTATLAALRARGRRGITVLDLDYRPMFWESREEARRRVREALPHVTVAAGNLDEWETAVGTRDPRAAAAAARELGVELAVVKQGPAGVLAVDGTGAAEVPPIPVDVVNGLGAGDAFGGALCHGLLSGWPVERTMRFANAAGAIVASRLACSTAMPTSAEVEKLIEAEEAR, encoded by the coding sequence GTGACCGCAGCGGAACGCGAGACCGCCGGGACCGAGGTCGTCACGATGGGCCGGGTCGGCGTGGACGTCTACCCCGACCAGGTCGGGGTCGGCCTGGACGAGGTCACCTCGTTCGGCAAGTACCTGGGCGGCAGCGCCACCAACGTGGCGGTCGCCGCCGCCCGGCACGGCCGCTCGGCCGCCGTCGTCACCCGCACCGGCGCCGACCCGTTCGGCCGGTTCGTCCGCCGGGAGCTGCGCGGCTTCGGCGTCGACGACCGGTTCGTCGCCGAGGTCCCCGGCCGGCCCACCCCGGTCACCTTCTGCGAGATCTTCCCGCCCGACGACTTCCCGCTCTACTTCTACGGCCGCGACCCCAAGGCCGCCGACCTGGAGATCCGCGCCGAGGAGCTGGACCTGGACGCGATCGCCGCGGCCGGGGTCTTCTGGGCCACCGTCACCGGGCTGTGCGCCGAGCCCAGCCGCACCGCCACCCTGGCCGCGCTGCGCGCCCGCGGCCGCCGCGGCATCACCGTGCTCGACCTGGACTACCGGCCGATGTTCTGGGAGTCCCGCGAGGAGGCCCGGCGCCGGGTGCGCGAGGCGCTGCCGCACGTCACCGTCGCCGCCGGCAACCTCGACGAATGGGAGACCGCGGTGGGCACCCGCGACCCGCGCGCCGCCGCGGCGGCCGCCCGCGAGCTCGGCGTGGAGCTGGCCGTGGTCAAGCAGGGACCCGCCGGGGTGCTCGCGGTGGACGGCACCGGCGCGGCCGAGGTGCCGCCGATCCCGGTGGACGTGGTCAACGGCCTGGGCGCGGGCGACGCGTTCGGCGGCGCGCTCTGCCACGGGCTGCTCTCCGGCTGGCCCGTCGAGCGCACCATGCGGTTCGCCAACGCGGCCGGCGCGATCGTGGCCTCCCGGCTGGCCTGCTCCACGGCGATGCCGACCAGCGCCGAGGTGGAGAAGCTGATCGAGGCGGAGGAGGCCCGATGA
- a CDS encoding Cgl0159 family (beta/alpha)8-fold protein: MRIQDVRELIDTRVHEPGAIAAAAARRARPASPLGAHGKVMIVAADHPARGALRSGGRAMAMADRADLLDRLCAALARPGVTGVLATADILEDLLLLGALEGKTAVGSMNRGGLAGAAWEIDDRFTGYDAAGIERMRFDGGKMLLRLDYADGRTAGTMEGCARAADQLNERRLMAMIEPFISYRDDGAIRNDLSTDAVARSAAIASGIGRTTAYTWLKLPVVPDMERVLAASTLPVLLLGGELADDPGAAFARWGEALKLPTAKGLTVGRSLLYPADDDVVGAVDTAVGLL; this comes from the coding sequence ATGAGGATCCAGGACGTGCGGGAGCTGATCGATACCCGGGTGCACGAGCCCGGCGCCATCGCCGCGGCGGCCGCCCGGCGCGCCCGGCCCGCCTCGCCGCTGGGCGCGCACGGCAAGGTGATGATCGTCGCCGCCGACCACCCCGCGCGCGGCGCGCTGCGCTCCGGGGGCCGGGCGATGGCCATGGCCGACCGGGCCGACCTGCTCGACCGGCTGTGCGCCGCGCTGGCCCGGCCCGGCGTCACCGGGGTGCTGGCCACCGCCGACATCCTGGAGGACCTGCTGCTGCTCGGCGCCCTGGAGGGCAAGACCGCGGTCGGCTCGATGAACCGCGGCGGCCTGGCCGGCGCCGCCTGGGAGATCGACGACCGGTTCACCGGCTACGACGCCGCCGGCATCGAGCGGATGCGCTTCGACGGCGGGAAGATGCTGCTCCGGCTGGACTACGCCGACGGCCGCACCGCCGGCACCATGGAGGGCTGCGCCCGCGCCGCCGACCAGCTCAACGAGCGCCGGCTGATGGCGATGATCGAGCCGTTCATCTCCTACCGCGACGACGGCGCGATCCGCAACGACCTGTCCACCGACGCGGTGGCGCGCTCCGCGGCGATCGCCTCCGGCATCGGCCGCACCACCGCCTACACCTGGCTGAAGCTGCCGGTGGTGCCGGACATGGAGCGGGTGCTGGCCGCCTCCACCCTGCCGGTGCTGCTGCTCGGCGGCGAACTGGCCGACGACCCCGGCGCCGCCTTCGCCCGCTGGGGCGAGGCGCTGAAACTGCCCACCGCCAAGGGGCTGACCGTCGGGCGCTCCCTGCTCTACCCGGCCGACGACGACGTCGTCGGCGCCGTCGACACCGCCGTGGGGCTGCTGTGA
- the iolB gene encoding 5-deoxy-glucuronate isomerase: MSKHHVPARSTAYGPFSTVVTPESAGWGHSGLRVLELPPNGRADIATGDAETLVLPLSGACSVECAGERYALEGRPDVFSRVTDFAYVPRGAAATVSSIDGGRFALPSARCERRLPFRYGPAEDVPVELRGAGQSSRQVNNFCTPGAFEADRLIACEVLTPESNWSSYPPHKHDEATATECVLEEIYYFEVAPGPSGAGFGYQRVYGTPGRPIDVFAEVRTGDVVTIPHGWHGPSMAAPGYDLYYLNVMAGPGDERAWRICDDPAHSWVRGTWAAQDIDPRLPMYGAAGKGE; encoded by the coding sequence GTGAGCAAGCACCACGTACCGGCCCGCTCGACCGCCTACGGACCCTTCTCCACCGTCGTCACCCCGGAGTCCGCCGGCTGGGGCCACTCCGGGCTGCGGGTCCTGGAGCTGCCGCCGAACGGGCGCGCCGACATCGCCACCGGCGACGCGGAGACCCTGGTGCTGCCGCTGAGCGGCGCCTGCTCGGTGGAGTGCGCGGGGGAGCGGTACGCCCTGGAGGGCCGCCCCGACGTGTTCAGCCGGGTCACCGACTTCGCCTACGTCCCGCGCGGCGCCGCGGCGACCGTGTCCAGCATCGACGGCGGCCGGTTCGCGCTGCCCTCGGCCCGCTGCGAGCGGCGGCTGCCGTTCCGCTACGGCCCCGCCGAGGACGTCCCGGTGGAGCTGCGCGGCGCCGGGCAGTCCAGCCGGCAGGTGAACAACTTCTGCACCCCCGGCGCGTTCGAGGCGGACCGGCTGATCGCCTGCGAGGTGCTCACCCCCGAGTCGAACTGGTCCTCCTACCCGCCGCACAAGCACGACGAGGCCACCGCCACCGAGTGCGTGCTGGAGGAGATCTACTACTTCGAGGTCGCCCCCGGCCCCTCCGGAGCCGGCTTCGGCTACCAGCGGGTCTACGGCACCCCCGGCCGCCCCATCGACGTCTTCGCCGAGGTGCGCACCGGCGACGTGGTGACCATCCCGCACGGCTGGCACGGCCCGTCCATGGCCGCCCCCGGCTACGACCTCTACTACCTCAACGTGATGGCCGGCCCCGGCGACGAGCGGGCCTGGCGGATCTGCGACGACCCCGCGCACTCCTGGGTCCGCGGGACCTGGGCGGCCCAGGACATCGACCCGCGCCTGCCGATGTACGGCGCGGCCGGAAAGGGAGAGTGA
- the iolD gene encoding 3D-(3,5/4)-trihydroxycyclohexane-1,2-dione acylhydrolase (decyclizing) codes for MTEVATVRLTTSQALVRFLAAQYSERDGEEQRLVPGVWGIFGHGNVAGLGQALLQAATSGDGAGGPVDLPYYPARNEQAMVHASAAFAKMRDRLQTFACTASTGPGSTNMVTGAALATTNRLPVLLLPSDMFATRGPDPVLQQLEDARGGDVTVNDALRPVSKYWDRITRPEQLIPAAMAAMRVLTDPVETGAVTLCLPQDVQAEAHDWPEEFFRRRVWHIDRPRPDAAALARAAEALRGARRPLIVAGGGAVYSRATEELRAFAAETGIPVADTHAGKGAVPWDHPCAVGGIGSTGTAAANALAREADVVLGVGTRYSDFTTASHTAFADPGVAFVNLNVARLDAAKHAAVQLVADARVGLEELRRELRGWEVAPSYRERTRALAEEWARTTDACHAVENDGPPAQTAVLGVLNDVLDDRDVVINAAGSLPGDLQMLWRARDPKAYNVEYAYSCMGYEVAAGLGTKMAAPDREVVVLVGDGSYLMLSQEITTMVAEGVKVVVVVLQNHGFASIGSLSEGLGSQRFGTSYRYRSAGSGLLDGGTLPVDLAANAASLGAQVIRAENLKELREGIERAKAAETTTVVHIETDINGPNPPSNGWWDVPVSEVSELGSTREARRAYTEHKRAQRHYL; via the coding sequence GTGACCGAGGTGGCGACCGTACGGCTGACCACGTCCCAGGCGCTGGTGCGCTTCCTGGCCGCGCAGTACTCCGAGCGGGACGGCGAGGAGCAGCGGCTGGTCCCCGGGGTGTGGGGCATCTTCGGGCACGGCAACGTCGCCGGGCTGGGCCAGGCGCTGCTGCAGGCCGCCACCTCCGGCGACGGCGCGGGCGGCCCGGTGGACCTGCCCTACTACCCGGCCCGCAACGAGCAGGCCATGGTGCACGCCTCCGCCGCGTTCGCCAAGATGCGCGACCGGCTGCAGACCTTCGCCTGCACCGCCTCCACCGGCCCCGGCTCCACCAACATGGTGACCGGCGCGGCGCTGGCCACCACCAACCGGCTGCCGGTGCTGCTGCTGCCCAGCGACATGTTCGCCACCCGCGGCCCCGACCCGGTGCTGCAGCAGCTGGAGGACGCCCGCGGCGGCGACGTCACGGTCAACGACGCGCTCCGCCCGGTCTCCAAGTACTGGGACCGGATCACCCGGCCCGAGCAGCTGATCCCCGCGGCGATGGCGGCGATGCGGGTGCTCACCGACCCGGTGGAGACCGGCGCCGTCACCCTGTGCCTGCCGCAGGACGTGCAGGCCGAGGCGCACGACTGGCCGGAGGAGTTCTTCCGCCGCCGCGTCTGGCACATCGACCGGCCCCGCCCCGACGCCGCGGCGCTGGCCCGCGCCGCCGAGGCGCTGCGCGGCGCCCGCCGCCCGCTGATCGTCGCCGGCGGCGGCGCGGTCTACTCCCGGGCCACCGAGGAGCTGCGCGCCTTCGCCGCCGAGACCGGCATCCCGGTCGCCGACACCCACGCCGGCAAGGGCGCGGTGCCCTGGGACCACCCGTGCGCGGTCGGCGGCATCGGCTCCACCGGCACCGCGGCCGCCAACGCGCTGGCCCGCGAGGCCGACGTGGTGCTCGGCGTCGGCACCCGCTACAGCGACTTCACCACCGCCAGCCACACCGCGTTCGCCGACCCCGGCGTCGCCTTCGTCAACCTCAACGTGGCCCGGCTGGACGCCGCCAAGCACGCCGCGGTGCAGCTGGTCGCCGACGCCCGGGTCGGCCTGGAGGAGCTCCGCCGCGAGCTGCGCGGCTGGGAGGTCGCCCCCTCCTACCGGGAGCGCACCCGGGCGCTGGCCGAGGAGTGGGCGCGCACCACCGACGCCTGCCACGCCGTGGAGAACGACGGCCCGCCGGCGCAGACCGCCGTGCTCGGCGTGCTCAACGACGTACTGGACGACCGGGACGTGGTGATCAACGCCGCCGGCAGCCTCCCCGGCGACCTGCAGATGCTCTGGCGCGCCCGGGACCCCAAGGCCTACAACGTCGAGTACGCCTACTCCTGCATGGGCTACGAGGTCGCGGCCGGGCTGGGCACCAAGATGGCCGCCCCCGACCGGGAGGTCGTCGTCCTGGTCGGCGACGGCTCCTACCTGATGCTCTCCCAGGAGATCACCACCATGGTCGCCGAGGGCGTCAAGGTGGTCGTCGTGGTGCTGCAGAACCACGGGTTCGCCTCGATCGGCTCGCTCTCCGAAGGGCTCGGCTCGCAGCGGTTCGGCACCTCCTACCGGTACCGCTCCGCCGGCAGCGGCCTGCTCGACGGCGGCACGCTCCCGGTGGACCTGGCCGCCAACGCCGCCAGCCTCGGCGCCCAGGTGATCCGCGCGGAGAACCTCAAGGAGCTGCGCGAGGGGATCGAGCGGGCCAAGGCCGCCGAGACGACCACCGTGGTGCACATCGAGACCGACATCAACGGCCCCAACCCGCCCTCCAACGGCTGGTGGGACGTCCCGGTCAGCGAGGTCTCCGAACTCGGCAGCACCCGCGAGGCCCGCCGCGCCTACACCGAGCACAAGCGCGCCCAGCGCCACTACCTGTGA